AATCAAGGTATGAACTTGAATATAGAGACGTAAAACTTTACGTCTCTACAAGGATTTTTCACCGCAATCAGCAACGCCCCAATAAACAAACAAAGTCTGCCTACGCAGACTTTGTTTAGGTAGCCACAGACTTTAGTCTGTAGGCGCTTTCATATTTTTTAAAAGATTGAATGACTCATTTTAATCAACTTCTTTGACTGTCTTCTTCACTGCATTACCTGCATCCTCAGCTGTGCGCTGAACATTTTTACCAGCATCCTCAGCCCCACGCTGAATATTTTTCGTCAAGTCTTCGGCAGCATTTTGGGTATTATCCTTGAGAGTTTCAAATCCACGCTGAGTCCCTTTAACAAAACCTTCCCGGACTTCATTAGTTGAACTGCCAATATCTTCACCCAGATTCTTTACTCTTTCACCAAGTGATGTACCTTGCTGAAAATTGCGGCCATATTGTTCTCTGCTGTCAATCCCCTTTTGCTCAATGTTTCTTTGAGCATTTTTTACTAGCGCTTCAGCTTTGCTATTAGCTGCCTTTTCATCTTTAGCTCTGGGATCTACATCACTAAAATTATTTATCCCACCAGTGGGAGAAGAGAGAGGATAATCTTTTGTAGGATCGTATCGTTTGACATTAGGTGCTTGGGAACCTGGCTGTGGTGGCTGTGCCGCTACTCCCGGAGCGCCGCAAGCTTGTGCCATAAATAGAAACATTCCTGCTAAAAAAACAGTTAAAATTCTCAAGGGACGAATGTTTTTCAGCCAAGTCATTGCTTTTTTCATACTTCTCACTCCTTGCATTTTTGTGATTAAGTTAAATTTCAACCAAGATGGCATTTGGAATTACTTTTTATCCCAAGCATTCAGAAAGAATCATAACTTTGCTTAATTTTATGAAAAACTAAATAAGTTTTACCTCTAGCGCAAGTCACATTTTAATTAGTACAAAAGGAATAATTTTATCTAACTAGAGGAAGATATAAACTAAAATAATATGATTGTGGTAAAAAGAATTAATTGCGTATGCAAAAATATTTATGACATTGCGAGCGGAATGAAATCTAGCGTACCCTACGGGGATCTTGCTACGCGCAGCGTCTCCAAGAGTTGCAATCCCAAGACATTAGGATTGCTTCATTCCGCTTTGCTCCATTCGCAATGACAAATGTATATTTAATTTTGTATTACTACTTATGTAAACCTGCTTGATACTTCAAAATCTTTGGATACAGCAGATTGCGAGTTGGTGAGGTACAAAAATACCCCACCCTAACCCTCCCCTTATAAAGGGGAGGGAACTAGATTTCTTTTTCCCCCCTTTATAAGGCTACGGTGTACACACAAGTCTGATCATCTTATCCACATCGTTTTGATCCCCCCTAACCCCCCTTAAAAAGGGGGGAACTAGAGTCAAAGTCCCCCTTTTTAAGGGGATTTAGGGGGATCAAGCCACATTTTACTCAGCACAGAGATGTGTGTACACCGTAGCCTTTATAAGGGGGATTAAGGGGGGTAATTCACCGTAGCCCCAAGCAGTACTTCATTTACTTGCAAAGTGCTGTATATAGCTGATGTGTCATAAGATTTGAGGTATTTAGCCCTTGTTACTCTACCGTTAAATTACTAAATTCATGAAGCAGTTTTTACGCTGGATAATTTTGGGGGGGACGCTGTTTTTTTTAGGGAAAGCTCTGAAGGATAATTGGATTGGAGTGACTGCCATCCGCATTGATGGGGTAGGATGGGCAATTATAGCGATCGCTACTGGGGTAACTTTACTAGCACATACTTGGGCAGGTTGGATCTGGACTTGGATTCTGCAAGAGTTAAATCAATCTGTATCATCTCCCCAATTTATTCAAGTTTACCTAAAAACGAACATCGCTAAGTATTTACCAGGTAATATCTGGCATCACTACGGGCGAATTGTCGCCGCCAAAAATGCTAATATTTCTGCTGGTGCAGCCACCTTAAGCGTTTTGCTAGAACCGTTACTCATGCTAGCGGCTGCTTTAATCATCATTCTTCTATGCAGTAGCCAATTTACAACAGCTAATACTAACCTGGTTCTGCAAATACTGCAATTCCTGAGTTTAGCTGTAGTTCTTTGTGCGATTCATCCCCGGTTTTTAAACCCAGTTATTCGCTTTTTATACAGATTGAAAGCAAAAAAGTCTGCTGCTACAACTCAACCAACTATTCCCTTCAATCTGAAAAAGTACCCCTTACGCCCTTTGTTAGGAGAATTGGGCTTTATGGGACTACGCGCTACTGGGTTTATATTAACTATGTCCGCACTGGGTTCATTAAGTGCAAATCAAATTCCTTTGTTGTTAGGGGCTTTTAGTTGCGCTTGGCTGTTGGGGTTTGTGATTCCGGGTGCGCCTGGTGGGTTGGGTGTGTTTGAAGCGACTGCATATCAACTTTTGCAACATCACTTCCCATCTGCTTTAGTGTTTAGTGCGATCGCTCTATATCGCCTCATTAGTATTCTAGCTGAAATTGCGGGTGCTGCTCTTGCTTGGTTAGATGAACACCTGGCTAAATCATGAATCAGGTGATACTCACTTTTGTCTATCTACCTTCATCTGTGAAAAAACCCGATAACCATCTAAATTTAACTGCGGATTACTGCTTTGTTCTTCTTCCATCTTAATCAAGTTATACTCTACATTCTCTGCATAAATTGCAAACGTGATATTAAAAATTTCCATAAAGTTGATTACACCTTTACATTCATCTTCAGGATAATTTTCGTAAAAACGAATCAAGTGAGCAATCCGAGTTTCTAAATGTCTACGGGAATTCGGACAAATTAAAATAATCTTTAGTAGTATAATCACCAATGTTAAAGTATGACCCCGACTAATCAATAAGATAAACAATGATGAAGGCTCTTTAGCATT
This Nostoc sp. KVJ3 DNA region includes the following protein-coding sequences:
- a CDS encoding lysylphosphatidylglycerol synthase domain-containing protein, whose translation is MKQFLRWIILGGTLFFLGKALKDNWIGVTAIRIDGVGWAIIAIATGVTLLAHTWAGWIWTWILQELNQSVSSPQFIQVYLKTNIAKYLPGNIWHHYGRIVAAKNANISAGAATLSVLLEPLLMLAAALIIILLCSSQFTTANTNLVLQILQFLSLAVVLCAIHPRFLNPVIRFLYRLKAKKSAATTQPTIPFNLKKYPLRPLLGELGFMGLRATGFILTMSALGSLSANQIPLLLGAFSCAWLLGFVIPGAPGGLGVFEATAYQLLQHHFPSALVFSAIALYRLISILAEIAGAALAWLDEHLAKS